Proteins encoded by one window of Brevibacterium atlanticum:
- a CDS encoding ABC transporter ATP-binding protein encodes MLLSVADLASGYGRQDIINGVSFDLSEKDFSCLLGSNNSGKSTMINTLSGLIRARAGTIEFCGEDISRLRPNERVRRGLVQIPEGRQLFPEMTVFENIIMGGNGDRRSPGYDRSLLDDVFDLFPNLRDRSQQRAGSLSGGEQQMVAIGRGMMSRPTLLMLDEPSLGLAPMAVESIFETLSQLNDSGVSILLVEQNLHVSLQHARYAYVLERGEIVVRGTAEEIAGDDNARKAYLGM; translated from the coding sequence ATGCTGCTCTCGGTTGCCGATCTCGCCTCCGGCTACGGCCGGCAGGACATCATCAACGGCGTCTCCTTCGACCTCAGCGAGAAGGACTTCTCCTGCCTCCTCGGCTCGAACAACTCCGGCAAGTCGACGATGATCAACACCCTCTCCGGTCTCATCCGCGCCCGGGCCGGGACGATCGAGTTCTGCGGGGAGGACATCTCCCGCCTGCGCCCGAACGAGCGAGTGCGTCGCGGACTCGTCCAGATCCCCGAAGGCCGCCAGCTGTTCCCGGAGATGACCGTCTTCGAGAACATCATCATGGGCGGCAACGGGGACCGGCGCAGTCCCGGCTACGACCGCAGCCTCCTCGACGATGTCTTCGACCTGTTCCCGAACCTGCGGGACCGATCCCAGCAGCGGGCGGGCTCCCTGTCCGGCGGCGAACAGCAGATGGTGGCCATCGGCCGCGGCATGATGAGTCGACCCACCCTGCTCATGCTCGACGAACCCTCACTCGGCCTGGCGCCGATGGCCGTCGAGTCGATCTTCGAGACCCTCTCCCAGCTCAACGACTCGGGAGTCTCGATCCTCCTCGTCGAACAGAACCTCCACGTCTCCCTCCAGCACGCCCGGTACGCCTACGTGCTCGAACGCGGAGAGATCGTCGTCCGCGGCACCGCCGAGGAGATCGCCGGAGACGACAATGCCCGCAAAGCCTATCTGGGGATGTGA
- a CDS encoding long-chain-fatty-acid--CoA ligase — MFFTQTLHRQLRQRPEELATIDGTSRHTWREFVDRVARIAAGLHARGVSRGDRVGILSHNSNRVIEHAFACPWAGAVVCPVNFRWSLEEMAAQIDEAEIGVLFVGAEHLDMARELLTDCPSLRLVVRLDPDAAGAPVRPETGVEHIEDWVRDFDPVPDVELPPDELAILMYTGGTTGRPKGVMLSARNVLTSGVGVHVGVGIDNSPQRHLTVSPLFHLAALTNIYAQALLGSTLVQAPGFEVSEFADLIDEHQITSINVVPTMIAKLLDHLEDHDCDLGSLIIIGYGAEAIAPLLLERLRDRLPQVHICQRYGMTETGPSSTILTPADHRGDVRLLESVGRACVHADVRVVDAADEDVPLGQVGEIIVRGDHVMLGYWRRPEETAEALRGGWMHTGDAGRLDEHGCLFLADRIKDMIITGGENVYSAEVEKILIRHPAVSRVAVIGVPDADWGERVHAVVVAVPGEDVELEELREFAAERIARYKLPKSLQLIDALPLSPAGKVLKRALREDTADSVRTP, encoded by the coding sequence ATGTTCTTCACCCAGACCCTGCACCGACAGCTGCGGCAGCGCCCCGAGGAGCTGGCGACGATCGATGGGACGAGCCGCCACACCTGGCGGGAGTTCGTCGACCGGGTGGCCCGCATCGCCGCCGGGCTGCACGCCCGCGGGGTGTCCCGCGGCGACCGGGTCGGCATTCTCTCGCACAATTCGAACCGGGTGATCGAGCATGCCTTCGCCTGCCCCTGGGCCGGTGCCGTGGTGTGCCCGGTGAACTTCCGGTGGTCACTTGAGGAGATGGCCGCACAGATCGACGAGGCCGAGATCGGCGTCCTCTTCGTCGGCGCCGAGCACCTCGACATGGCTCGCGAGCTCCTCACGGACTGCCCGAGCCTGCGCCTCGTCGTCCGCCTCGACCCGGACGCGGCCGGCGCTCCGGTCCGTCCGGAGACCGGAGTCGAACACATCGAGGACTGGGTGCGCGACTTCGACCCGGTCCCCGATGTCGAACTGCCTCCCGATGAGCTCGCGATCCTCATGTACACCGGCGGCACCACGGGCCGACCGAAGGGCGTCATGCTCAGCGCCCGCAACGTGCTCACCTCAGGAGTCGGCGTGCACGTGGGAGTCGGCATCGACAACTCCCCGCAGCGACACCTCACTGTCTCCCCGCTGTTCCATCTCGCGGCACTGACGAACATCTATGCGCAGGCGCTGCTCGGCTCCACCCTCGTCCAAGCCCCCGGATTCGAGGTCTCCGAGTTCGCCGACCTCATCGACGAGCATCAGATCACGAGCATCAACGTCGTGCCGACGATGATCGCGAAACTCCTCGACCACCTCGAGGATCACGACTGCGACCTCGGTTCGCTCATCATCATCGGATACGGCGCCGAGGCGATCGCCCCGCTCCTCCTCGAACGACTCCGTGACAGACTCCCGCAGGTCCACATCTGCCAACGCTACGGAATGACCGAGACCGGCCCGTCCTCGACGATCCTCACCCCCGCGGATCATCGCGGTGACGTCCGCCTCCTCGAATCGGTCGGCCGGGCCTGCGTCCATGCCGACGTCCGCGTCGTCGATGCCGCCGATGAGGATGTGCCGCTCGGGCAGGTGGGTGAGATCATCGTCCGCGGCGACCACGTCATGCTCGGCTATTGGCGGCGCCCGGAGGAGACCGCCGAGGCGCTGCGGGGCGGGTGGATGCACACCGGGGACGCCGGCCGCCTCGACGAACACGGCTGCCTGTTCCTCGCCGACCGGATCAAGGACATGATCATCACCGGCGGGGAGAACGTCTACAGCGCCGAGGTGGAGAAGATCCTCATCCGTCACCCTGCCGTCTCCCGGGTCGCCGTCATCGGCGTCCCCGACGCCGACTGGGGCGAGCGCGTCCACGCCGTCGTCGTCGCCGTTCCGGGGGAGGACGTCGAGCTCGAGGAGCTGCGGGAGTTCGCCGCCGAGCGCATCGCCCGCTACAAGCTGCCGAAGTCCCTCCAGCTCATCGACGCTCTCCCCCTGTCCCCGGCAGGAAAGGTGCTCAAACGAGCCCTGCGCGAGGACACCGCTGACAGTGTGCGGACCCCATGA
- a CDS encoding CaiB/BaiF CoA transferase family protein, whose product MTIPRRPLSELPLSDLRIVELAGIGPGPHAAMLLADHGAQIIRIERATSATATQPGETAAQPAWDVSIRGRRVVRADLKDADDLARVRSLIGGADVLIEGFRPGVTERLGLGPEEMLSLNPRLIYGRMTGWGQDGPEAHAAGHDLNYIARTGLLHLIGNDGERGPVPPLNLVGDFGGGSMFLVLGILLALHERERTGHGQVVDAAIVDGAAALGASIWGKIGTGGFRDERGANFLDGSAPYYRCYACRDGLYLSVAAIERRFFDIVTDTLGLEPWPETVRLDPAQWPQIAEVLSEAFAGRTRAEWLEVFAGTDACIAPVRTMTEAPADEQMAARDVYVDIDGTVQPRPAPRLSNHGPLAPPRMPTEVEDLEAVIRDWDL is encoded by the coding sequence ATGACCATCCCGCGCCGGCCCCTGTCCGAACTGCCCCTGTCCGACCTGCGCATCGTCGAACTCGCCGGCATCGGGCCGGGCCCCCACGCGGCGATGCTGCTCGCCGACCACGGGGCACAGATCATCCGCATCGAACGGGCGACGTCCGCGACCGCTACCCAGCCGGGTGAGACCGCTGCCCAGCCGGCCTGGGACGTGTCGATCCGCGGTCGCCGCGTCGTCCGCGCCGATCTCAAGGACGCGGACGACCTGGCGCGGGTGCGCTCGCTCATCGGAGGCGCGGATGTCCTCATCGAGGGCTTCCGGCCCGGCGTGACCGAACGACTCGGCCTGGGTCCCGAGGAGATGCTGAGTCTGAACCCTCGCCTCATCTACGGGCGGATGACCGGATGGGGTCAGGACGGTCCCGAAGCACACGCGGCCGGCCACGACCTCAACTACATTGCCCGAACCGGGCTGCTCCACCTCATCGGCAATGACGGCGAGCGGGGTCCCGTCCCACCGCTCAACCTCGTCGGAGACTTCGGCGGCGGGTCGATGTTCCTCGTCCTCGGCATCCTCCTGGCCCTGCACGAACGTGAACGCACCGGGCACGGGCAAGTCGTCGATGCGGCCATCGTCGACGGTGCCGCCGCCCTGGGGGCGAGCATCTGGGGCAAGATCGGCACGGGCGGATTCAGGGATGAGCGGGGCGCGAACTTCCTCGACGGCAGCGCCCCCTACTACCGCTGCTATGCCTGCCGGGACGGCCTCTACCTGTCCGTGGCCGCCATCGAACGTCGTTTCTTCGACATCGTCACCGACACCCTCGGCCTCGAACCGTGGCCGGAGACGGTCAGGCTCGACCCGGCGCAGTGGCCGCAGATCGCCGAGGTGCTCTCCGAGGCATTCGCCGGTCGCACCCGTGCCGAGTGGTTGGAGGTCTTCGCCGGAACCGATGCCTGCATCGCCCCTGTGCGGACGATGACCGAAGCGCCGGCCGACGAGCAGATGGCCGCCCGCGACGTCTACGTCGACATCGACGGAACCGTGCAGCCGCGGCCCGCGCCGCGACTGTCGAACCACGGTCCTCTCGCCCCGCCGCGGATGCCGACCGAGGTCGAGGACCTCGAGGCCGTCATCCGCGACTGGGACCTCTGA
- a CDS encoding acyl-CoA dehydrogenase family protein — protein MTTTDTSELLDEVRELCEQILAAHTEDADPTALIRDLRDAGLLDPQLLDDETTTGGARPAPNDRGPAAGGDALFGAGSPATAVIATLAAANAEVPIVEHLWNAAHLLHASELDLSRLSTDAGPTSDGRGAVDTGLLTAAAGTDLQVSRLGEDLSLTGSIDRVSGAEAVGGLLVLLPGGTVAFIPRRDLTVTGTRRLGSMCWSRIDLDEVRVPAGAHAATQLSVEDFRHRSAAGRLLAIRAAAERATTLTTAHLSSRVQFGRELRKFQAAQNRLSACIGEHLMLSLGAELALTGRRSDIAAARIDARRSVSVIRDHTHQLHGAMGITADYPLGRLTTNMIAWLADTGSDRWWTDRLNETIDDRGTWATITGEEDET, from the coding sequence ATGACGACCACCGACACCAGCGAACTCCTCGACGAGGTGCGGGAACTGTGCGAGCAGATCCTCGCCGCCCACACCGAGGATGCCGACCCGACGGCTCTCATCCGCGACCTCCGCGACGCCGGTCTCCTCGACCCGCAGCTGCTCGACGACGAAACCACCACCGGCGGTGCCCGACCGGCGCCGAACGACCGCGGACCTGCAGCCGGCGGTGACGCCCTGTTCGGGGCCGGTTCCCCCGCAACCGCGGTGATCGCGACCCTGGCCGCGGCGAACGCCGAGGTGCCCATCGTCGAGCATCTGTGGAACGCCGCACACCTCCTCCATGCCTCTGAGCTCGACCTCTCCCGGCTGAGCACCGATGCCGGCCCGACCTCGGACGGCCGCGGTGCCGTGGACACCGGCCTGCTCACGGCCGCGGCAGGAACAGATCTGCAGGTCAGCCGCCTCGGCGAGGATCTCAGCCTCACCGGCAGCATCGACCGAGTCTCCGGCGCCGAGGCCGTCGGCGGACTCCTCGTCCTCCTCCCCGGCGGCACCGTGGCCTTCATCCCCCGCCGTGATCTCACGGTCACCGGGACCCGACGTCTGGGGTCGATGTGCTGGTCGCGCATCGACCTCGATGAGGTGCGGGTGCCCGCCGGTGCCCATGCGGCGACGCAGCTGAGCGTGGAGGACTTCCGTCACCGCAGCGCCGCCGGTCGGCTGCTTGCCATCCGCGCAGCCGCCGAACGCGCCACCACCCTGACGACCGCCCACCTGTCCTCCCGCGTCCAGTTCGGGCGCGAGCTGCGCAAGTTCCAAGCCGCGCAGAATCGGCTGAGCGCCTGCATCGGAGAGCACCTCATGCTCTCCCTCGGCGCCGAACTGGCACTGACCGGACGCCGCTCCGACATCGCGGCCGCCCGCATCGATGCCCGCCGCTCGGTCTCGGTCATCCGGGACCACACCCACCAGCTGCACGGGGCGATGGGGATCACCGCCGACTATCCGCTCGGTCGGCTGACCACGAACATGATCGCCTGGCTCGCCGACACCGGATCCGACCGGTGGTGGACGGACCGATTGAACGAGACCATCGACGACCGCGGAACCTGGGCGACGATCACAGGGGAAGAGGACGAGACATGA
- a CDS encoding branched-chain amino acid ABC transporter permease, protein MNPNTVWTGIGVLAIIIVGCSPLWAGTYFTSVITMTLIFIALTSAWNIVGGMAGQFSLGNSLFVGCGGTVVGALVTQNGWNIWVALIVGAVMAAILAFIIACLMFRSSLPHLAFAIVTLALAEAGLLFVTSTDVLGAGSGIVLKVKDGAMASLSSPGQKLWLALIVTIIVVVISWLLLHSKLGFRMRASRDDESAAAAIGVSLFWTKTIALVVSAVLTSVIATIFASYVVFIDPDQFASPILSITIILYAVVGGLGTVRGPILGAGLLYPLGEILRGEFGDVSGLHLVIFGLAIILIVLYAPGGLAGLLSTIFGRRPSAFPPLTDTGLTGGRFRIDRGSGPEGAPASDSTTKGTS, encoded by the coding sequence ATGAACCCGAACACCGTCTGGACCGGAATCGGAGTCCTCGCGATCATCATCGTCGGCTGCTCCCCGCTGTGGGCCGGCACGTACTTCACGAGCGTCATCACCATGACGCTGATCTTCATCGCCCTCACCTCGGCATGGAACATCGTCGGCGGGATGGCCGGGCAGTTCTCGCTGGGCAACAGCCTCTTCGTCGGCTGCGGCGGCACGGTCGTCGGGGCGCTGGTGACGCAGAACGGCTGGAACATCTGGGTCGCGCTCATCGTCGGGGCGGTGATGGCCGCGATCCTCGCCTTTATCATCGCCTGCCTGATGTTCCGCTCCTCCTTACCGCACCTGGCATTCGCGATCGTCACCCTCGCCCTCGCCGAGGCGGGGCTGCTGTTCGTCACCTCCACCGATGTGCTCGGGGCCGGGTCGGGCATCGTCCTCAAGGTCAAGGACGGGGCCATGGCCTCCCTGTCGAGTCCCGGACAGAAGCTGTGGCTGGCCCTCATCGTCACGATCATCGTGGTCGTCATCTCCTGGCTGCTCCTCCATTCGAAGCTCGGGTTCCGGATGCGGGCGTCGCGCGACGACGAATCCGCTGCGGCGGCGATCGGCGTCAGCCTGTTCTGGACGAAGACGATCGCGCTCGTCGTCAGCGCCGTGCTCACCTCGGTGATCGCCACGATCTTCGCCAGTTATGTGGTGTTCATCGACCCCGATCAGTTCGCCTCGCCGATTCTGTCGATCACGATCATCCTCTACGCCGTCGTCGGCGGTCTGGGCACCGTCCGCGGTCCCATCCTCGGCGCCGGGCTGCTCTACCCGCTCGGTGAGATACTGCGCGGAGAGTTCGGCGACGTCTCCGGGCTGCACCTGGTGATCTTCGGCCTCGCTATCATCCTCATCGTGCTCTATGCCCCGGGCGGACTGGCCGGACTGCTCTCGACGATCTTCGGCAGACGTCCATCGGCCTTCCCACCGCTGACGGACACCGGACTGACCGGCGGCCGCTTCCGGATCGACCGCGGCAGCGGACCCGAAGGCGCCCCCGCCAGCGATTCGACGACGAAAGGCACATCCTGA
- a CDS encoding ABC transporter substrate-binding protein → MRTRLVAALVAVSTLLLTSGCVAADDGDATVTVGLVESLSGDNSAYGEESHKGFEFIIDKINEEGGIESLGGAKIKTETSDTASDPTTAATETRRLIGLKGASLIVGTLLTKEMSAVAPVADETKVPVLSLFAGGTDSENLYTMGLPYGRGYAQTMVDYVDYLNKHEGANIKTAAMVGSDYEAGQQVDIELKKRLPEIGVEPVARVPLPTGGTDFKPQVTKLNGIKPDVSLGLVTTQDGITLHQARAATGSQLLFAGGTAGFSDYSVWEALGDKTAQKVLTQNMFAMTSFSPDADQAHLGQFLKEAKAAELGVPIGQNFVIGAQAAWVVKDLLEKAGSEDQEKILQAFPEVDIPAGSEHLYLPKADGIKFGRDRFLTDVTAIFTEWHEEGTQDVVWPEEFASAKVSKLNDG, encoded by the coding sequence ATGAGAACCCGACTTGTGGCGGCGCTCGTCGCCGTGAGCACCCTGCTCCTGACGAGCGGCTGTGTGGCTGCCGACGACGGTGACGCCACCGTGACCGTCGGCCTCGTCGAATCGCTGAGCGGAGACAACTCCGCCTACGGTGAGGAGTCGCACAAAGGCTTCGAATTCATCATCGACAAGATCAACGAGGAGGGTGGGATCGAGAGCCTCGGCGGGGCGAAGATCAAGACCGAGACCTCGGACACCGCCTCCGACCCGACGACCGCGGCCACCGAGACCCGACGGCTCATCGGGCTCAAGGGCGCTTCGCTCATCGTCGGCACCCTGCTGACGAAGGAGATGTCGGCCGTCGCGCCGGTCGCCGACGAGACGAAGGTGCCCGTGCTGTCCCTCTTCGCCGGAGGCACGGACAGCGAGAACCTCTATACCATGGGACTGCCGTACGGTCGCGGCTATGCGCAGACGATGGTCGACTATGTCGACTATCTCAACAAGCATGAGGGCGCGAACATCAAGACCGCAGCCATGGTCGGCTCCGACTACGAAGCGGGACAGCAGGTCGACATCGAACTGAAGAAGCGGCTGCCGGAGATCGGAGTCGAACCGGTTGCCCGAGTACCGCTGCCGACCGGCGGAACGGACTTCAAGCCGCAGGTCACGAAGCTCAATGGAATCAAACCGGATGTCTCCCTCGGTCTGGTCACGACTCAGGACGGCATCACCCTGCACCAGGCGCGAGCGGCGACCGGGTCTCAGCTGCTCTTCGCCGGCGGCACCGCGGGCTTCTCCGACTATTCGGTGTGGGAGGCGTTGGGGGACAAGACCGCGCAGAAGGTGCTCACGCAGAACATGTTCGCGATGACGAGCTTCAGCCCCGATGCGGACCAAGCCCATCTCGGGCAGTTCCTCAAGGAAGCGAAGGCCGCCGAACTCGGCGTGCCGATCGGGCAGAACTTCGTCATCGGCGCCCAGGCCGCCTGGGTGGTCAAGGACCTGCTGGAGAAGGCCGGGTCAGAGGACCAGGAGAAGATCCTGCAGGCCTTCCCGGAGGTCGACATCCCTGCCGGGTCGGAGCACCTCTATCTGCCGAAGGCCGATGGGATCAAATTCGGCAGGGACCGGTTCCTCACCGATGTCACGGCGATCTTCACCGAATGGCACGAGGAAGGGACTCAGGACGTGGTCTGGCCCGAAGAATTCGCCAGCGCGAAGGTGTCGAAGCTCAACGACGGCTGA
- a CDS encoding branched-chain amino acid ABC transporter permease has protein sequence MTILIDAITQGLVIGAVYALMTLGLAVVHSVTGVLNFAHGHLVVLSMYFAYLAKEHLGLDPYVSTIIVIPVMFGIGVILYLLIFRRLAGRPILTAIQATLGLVFLVEGLVLITLGAQFYRVHTGIDGSSWSIGPVHLLATDGIAFIVALLASAILFFVLQRTAYGRSIRAVLQNDRGAQLVGVNIGRTRVLTFGLGVALAAVAGILLLPGTAIHPSQGLSFTVIAVLAFFVGGPGNLLGAFAGALLLGLAESLGAIYLPGSYGFMLPYIIVIVVILLRPQGLFAKKEAAR, from the coding sequence ATGACGATACTCATCGACGCCATCACCCAGGGCCTCGTCATCGGCGCGGTCTATGCGCTCATGACGCTCGGCCTGGCCGTGGTCCACAGCGTCACCGGCGTGCTCAACTTCGCTCACGGCCACCTCGTCGTGCTCTCGATGTACTTTGCCTACCTCGCAAAGGAACACCTCGGACTCGACCCCTATGTGTCCACGATCATCGTCATCCCCGTGATGTTCGGCATCGGCGTGATCCTCTACCTGCTCATCTTCCGCCGTCTGGCCGGACGCCCGATCCTCACCGCGATTCAGGCGACCCTGGGCCTGGTGTTCCTCGTCGAGGGTCTCGTGCTCATCACCCTGGGTGCCCAGTTCTACCGCGTGCACACCGGCATCGACGGCAGCTCCTGGTCGATCGGGCCCGTGCACCTGCTCGCCACCGACGGCATCGCCTTCATCGTGGCGCTCCTGGCCAGCGCGATCCTCTTCTTCGTCCTCCAGCGCACTGCCTACGGCCGCAGCATCCGCGCGGTGCTGCAGAACGACCGAGGCGCACAGCTGGTCGGCGTCAACATCGGCCGCACCCGGGTCCTCACCTTCGGACTCGGCGTGGCCCTCGCGGCGGTCGCTGGCATCCTGCTCCTGCCCGGAACCGCCATCCATCCCTCTCAGGGGCTGAGCTTCACCGTCATCGCCGTCCTCGCGTTCTTCGTCGGCGGGCCCGGCAACCTCCTCGGCGCCTTCGCCGGAGCGCTGCTGCTCGGCCTGGCTGAGAGCCTCGGCGCGATTTACCTGCCGGGCTCCTACGGGTTCATGCTCCCCTACATCATCGTCATCGTGGTGATCCTGCTGCGACCCCAAGGGCTCTTCGCCAAGAAGGAGGCGGCACGATGA
- a CDS encoding acyl-CoA dehydrogenase family protein, with protein sequence MTSLTLRSRPLPEGARQTRSRIRRFLRETPFTPEVDCWGCSFDAEFSAALGSAGFLGMTWPKAHGGHELSAFDRLVVNEELLAAGAPVAAHWFADRQVGPSLLHHGTEAQRRRFLPAMAAGTCFAAIGLSEPEAGSDLASVRTRARRVSGGWSLSGQKVWTSWAHRSHLIVVLARTSPQEEHRHAGLSQFIVELPDPAVTIRPLRQMSGGAHINEVFLDEVFVPETRVLGRIGSGWEQITGELAFERSGPERFLSPMPLLSCLAEAATADPRSSGNPADPSGEDDREVRDLVAASTARLRLLRQASVSVAGRLDEGEAPEVEAAVVKDLGTSFEQEFVARALAATGDLPSPDASDDLSRHLGDAALRAPSFTLRGGANDILRGIVAKGVGLR encoded by the coding sequence ATGACTTCCCTGACTCTGCGCTCGCGGCCGCTGCCCGAGGGGGCGCGGCAGACACGCTCGCGCATCCGCCGGTTCCTCCGTGAGACGCCCTTCACCCCCGAGGTCGACTGCTGGGGCTGCTCCTTCGACGCCGAGTTCTCCGCCGCCCTCGGGTCCGCCGGCTTCCTCGGCATGACCTGGCCCAAGGCCCACGGCGGCCACGAGCTCTCAGCCTTCGACCGGCTCGTCGTCAATGAGGAGCTGCTGGCCGCGGGCGCACCCGTGGCCGCGCACTGGTTCGCCGACCGGCAGGTCGGGCCCTCCCTGCTGCACCACGGCACCGAGGCGCAGAGGCGGAGGTTCCTGCCCGCCATGGCCGCGGGCACCTGCTTCGCTGCGATCGGGCTGAGCGAACCCGAGGCCGGGTCCGATCTCGCCTCCGTGCGCACCCGCGCACGCCGGGTCTCCGGCGGCTGGTCCCTGTCCGGGCAGAAGGTGTGGACGAGTTGGGCTCACCGGTCCCATCTCATCGTCGTCCTCGCCCGCACCTCACCGCAGGAGGAGCACCGGCATGCGGGGCTGAGCCAGTTCATCGTCGAACTCCCCGATCCGGCCGTGACGATCCGCCCCCTGCGGCAGATGAGCGGCGGCGCCCACATCAACGAGGTGTTCCTCGATGAGGTGTTCGTCCCCGAGACCCGGGTGCTCGGTCGCATCGGCTCCGGCTGGGAGCAGATCACCGGTGAGCTCGCCTTCGAACGCAGCGGCCCCGAACGGTTCCTCTCACCCATGCCGCTGCTGTCCTGTCTCGCCGAGGCGGCCACCGCCGATCCGAGATCGTCTGGCAACCCCGCTGACCCGAGCGGGGAGGACGATCGGGAGGTCAGAGACCTCGTGGCCGCGTCGACGGCGCGGCTGCGTCTGCTGCGGCAGGCCTCGGTGTCGGTCGCCGGCCGCCTCGACGAAGGGGAGGCTCCCGAGGTCGAGGCGGCCGTGGTCAAGGACCTCGGCACCAGCTTCGAACAGGAATTCGTCGCCCGAGCCCTCGCCGCGACGGGGGACCTCCCCTCGCCCGATGCCTCGGACGACCTGTCCCGCCACCTCGGCGATGCGGCGCTGCGGGCGCCGAGCTTCACTCTGCGCGGCGGAGCGAACGACATCCTCCGCGGAATCGTGGCGAAAGGGGTGGGGCTGAGATGA
- a CDS encoding enoyl-CoA hydratase/isomerase family protein, protein MSTDITYRVDGAAAIITLSRPHRHNAFTFEMIEAWPELLRRAQADDQVSAIVLTGDGGTFCSGVDLRSLAEVDPTPLAYKEMLTERIHHVALTLERIDKPVIAAMEGKAVGAGLDMALMCDMRIAARTAEFTEGYVSIGLVPGDGGGYFLPRLVGPATAMELLLTGDPINAEKALRIGMVNHLTEEGRALERALALVDRIARHPQKAVRLIKRTVRESLHSDLPTALDLVSSHFGLVACSEETQAIIGQGRR, encoded by the coding sequence ATGAGCACGGACATCACCTACCGAGTCGATGGGGCAGCGGCGATCATCACGCTCTCCCGCCCGCACCGGCACAATGCCTTCACCTTCGAGATGATCGAAGCCTGGCCCGAGCTGCTGCGCCGGGCACAGGCCGATGACCAGGTCTCCGCGATCGTCCTCACCGGCGACGGCGGGACCTTCTGCTCCGGTGTGGATCTGCGCTCCCTGGCCGAGGTCGACCCGACCCCGCTGGCGTACAAGGAGATGCTCACCGAGCGCATCCACCACGTCGCTCTCACCCTCGAGCGCATCGACAAACCCGTCATCGCCGCGATGGAGGGCAAGGCGGTCGGCGCGGGACTCGATATGGCGCTCATGTGCGATATGCGCATCGCCGCCCGCACCGCCGAATTCACCGAAGGCTACGTCTCGATCGGTCTCGTCCCCGGCGACGGCGGCGGCTACTTCCTGCCCCGCCTCGTCGGTCCGGCCACAGCCATGGAGCTGCTGCTCACCGGGGATCCCATCAATGCCGAAAAGGCCCTGAGGATCGGCATGGTCAACCATCTCACCGAGGAGGGCCGCGCCCTGGAGCGGGCACTGGCCCTCGTCGACCGCATCGCCCGCCACCCGCAGAAGGCGGTCCGTCTCATCAAACGCACCGTGCGGGAGTCCCTGCACTCCGACCTGCCCACCGCGCTCGACCTCGTGTCCTCGCACTTCGGACTCGTCGCCTGCTCCGAGGAGACGCAGGCGATCATCGGACAGGGGCGCCGATGA